A DNA window from Setaria viridis chromosome 2, Setaria_viridis_v4.0, whole genome shotgun sequence contains the following coding sequences:
- the LOC117844573 gene encoding uncharacterized protein isoform X3, with protein sequence MLCLPSSSAFRPADPAARGAMASQQQRQSFPHASTAARGMLSFSSAVPSGPADPAAQQQDFRMREFDYFVVVDFEATCEKDSRIYPQEIIEFPAVLVDAATGGLLSSFRTYVKPRHHPVLTAFCSELTGIQQEQVDGGVDLATALALHDKWLAAAGVAKNRLAIVTWGDWDCRTMLKFECNFKNISKPSYFNQWVNLRIPFETAFGAGRRNLQEAVREAGLQWDGRLHCGLDDARNTARLLVELMRRGVRISITGSLVPPPLPEPEPEPEPEPELQHQRRCGDHTRTNARTILLRLWELDADMSFLPLGCLIAGHLDSIASSALSLNL encoded by the exons ATgctctgcctcccctcctcctccgcgttcCGGCCGGCCGATCCGGCGGCGCGTGGCGCCATGGCttcgcagcagcagcgccagaGCTTTCCTCACGCCTCCACTGCAGCTCGAGGCATGCTCAGCTTCTCCTCCGCCGTACCGTCCGGGCCGGCAGATCCTGCGGCGCAGCAGCAGGACTTCCGCATGCGGGAGTTCGACTacttcgtcgtcgtcgacttcgAGGCTACCTGTGAGAAGGATTCGCGCATCTACCCGCAGGAAATCATCGAATTTCCTGCGGTCCtcgtcgacgccgccaccggcggcctGCTCTCCTCGTTCCGCACCTATGTGAAGCCGCGGCACCACCCGGTCCTCACCGCTTTCTGCTCCGAGCTGACGGGGATTCAGCAAGAGCaggtcgacggcggcgtggaTCTTGCAACGGCGCTGGCCTTACACGACaagtggctggcggcggcgggcgtcgccAAGAACCGTCTCGCCATCGTCACCTGGGGTGATTGGGACTGCCGGACGATGCTGAAGTTCGAATGCAATTTCAAGAACATCTCCAAGCCATCGTATTTCAACCAGTGGGTTAACCTCCGGATCCCCTTCGAGACCGCGTTTGGCGCTGGGCGGCGCAACCTGCAAGAAGCTGTCCGGGAGGCGGGTCTGCAGTGGGATGGCCGCCTCCACTGCgggctcgacgacgcccgcaACACAGCGCGTCTCCTTGTCGAGCTGATGCGGCGGGGAGTCCGTATCTCCATAACCGGCTCTCTGGTGCCACCGCCTCTGCCAGAGCCAGAGccagagccggagccggagccggaacTCCAACATCAG AGGCGGTGTGGTGACCACACCAGGACCAATGCACGGACGATTCTTCTTCGCTTGTGGGAACTGGACGCCGACATGTCGTTTCTTCCTCTGGGCTGCCTGATTGCCGGCCATCTGGACTCCATCGCATCATCGGCGTTAAG TTTGAATCTTTGA
- the LOC117844573 gene encoding uncharacterized protein isoform X1: MLCLPSSSAFRPADPAARGAMASQQQRQSFPHASTAARGMLSFSSAVPSGPADPAAQQQDFRMREFDYFVVVDFEATCEKDSRIYPQEIIEFPAVLVDAATGGLLSSFRTYVKPRHHPVLTAFCSELTGIQQEQVDGGVDLATALALHDKWLAAAGVAKNRLAIVTWGDWDCRTMLKFECNFKNISKPSYFNQWVNLRIPFETAFGAGRRNLQEAVREAGLQWDGRLHCGLDDARNTARLLVELMRRGVRISITGSLVPPPLPEPEPEPEPEPELQHQRRCGDHTRTNARTILLRLWELDADMSFLPLGCLIAGHLDSIASSALSRRFLHRPSNGRKQRCRKQSGTVGPGSQCGLVRCKQRSKTARG, from the exons ATgctctgcctcccctcctcctccgcgttcCGGCCGGCCGATCCGGCGGCGCGTGGCGCCATGGCttcgcagcagcagcgccagaGCTTTCCTCACGCCTCCACTGCAGCTCGAGGCATGCTCAGCTTCTCCTCCGCCGTACCGTCCGGGCCGGCAGATCCTGCGGCGCAGCAGCAGGACTTCCGCATGCGGGAGTTCGACTacttcgtcgtcgtcgacttcgAGGCTACCTGTGAGAAGGATTCGCGCATCTACCCGCAGGAAATCATCGAATTTCCTGCGGTCCtcgtcgacgccgccaccggcggcctGCTCTCCTCGTTCCGCACCTATGTGAAGCCGCGGCACCACCCGGTCCTCACCGCTTTCTGCTCCGAGCTGACGGGGATTCAGCAAGAGCaggtcgacggcggcgtggaTCTTGCAACGGCGCTGGCCTTACACGACaagtggctggcggcggcgggcgtcgccAAGAACCGTCTCGCCATCGTCACCTGGGGTGATTGGGACTGCCGGACGATGCTGAAGTTCGAATGCAATTTCAAGAACATCTCCAAGCCATCGTATTTCAACCAGTGGGTTAACCTCCGGATCCCCTTCGAGACCGCGTTTGGCGCTGGGCGGCGCAACCTGCAAGAAGCTGTCCGGGAGGCGGGTCTGCAGTGGGATGGCCGCCTCCACTGCgggctcgacgacgcccgcaACACAGCGCGTCTCCTTGTCGAGCTGATGCGGCGGGGAGTCCGTATCTCCATAACCGGCTCTCTGGTGCCACCGCCTCTGCCAGAGCCAGAGccagagccggagccggagccggaacTCCAACATCAG AGGCGGTGTGGTGACCACACCAGGACCAATGCACGGACGATTCTTCTTCGCTTGTGGGAACTGGACGCCGACATGTCGTTTCTTCCTCTGGGCTGCCTGATTGCCGGCCATCTGGACTCCATCGCATCATCGGCGTTAAG CCGCAGGTTTCTTCATCGCCCATCCAATGGCAGGAAGCAACGCTGCAGAAAACAGAGTGGAACTGTTGGACCAGGATCACAATGCGGCCTAGTCAGATGTAAGCAGAGGAGCAAAACAGCGCGAGGATGA
- the LOC117844573 gene encoding uncharacterized protein isoform X2 has translation MLCLPSSSAFRPADPAARGAMASQQQRQSFPHASTAARGMLSFSSAVPSGPADPAAQQQDFRMREFDYFVVVDFEATCEKDSRIYPQEIIEFPAVLVDAATGGLLSSFRTYVKPRHHPVLTAFCSELTGIQQEQVDGGVDLATALALHDKWLAAAGVAKNRLAIVTWGDWDCRTMLKFECNFKNISKPSYFNQWVNLRIPFETAFGAGRRNLQEAVREAGLQWDGRLHCGLDDARNTARLLVELMRRGVRISITGSLVPPPLPEPEPEPEPEPELQHQRRCGDHTRTNARTILLRLWELDADMSFLPLGCLIAGHLDSIASSALRVDW, from the exons ATgctctgcctcccctcctcctccgcgttcCGGCCGGCCGATCCGGCGGCGCGTGGCGCCATGGCttcgcagcagcagcgccagaGCTTTCCTCACGCCTCCACTGCAGCTCGAGGCATGCTCAGCTTCTCCTCCGCCGTACCGTCCGGGCCGGCAGATCCTGCGGCGCAGCAGCAGGACTTCCGCATGCGGGAGTTCGACTacttcgtcgtcgtcgacttcgAGGCTACCTGTGAGAAGGATTCGCGCATCTACCCGCAGGAAATCATCGAATTTCCTGCGGTCCtcgtcgacgccgccaccggcggcctGCTCTCCTCGTTCCGCACCTATGTGAAGCCGCGGCACCACCCGGTCCTCACCGCTTTCTGCTCCGAGCTGACGGGGATTCAGCAAGAGCaggtcgacggcggcgtggaTCTTGCAACGGCGCTGGCCTTACACGACaagtggctggcggcggcgggcgtcgccAAGAACCGTCTCGCCATCGTCACCTGGGGTGATTGGGACTGCCGGACGATGCTGAAGTTCGAATGCAATTTCAAGAACATCTCCAAGCCATCGTATTTCAACCAGTGGGTTAACCTCCGGATCCCCTTCGAGACCGCGTTTGGCGCTGGGCGGCGCAACCTGCAAGAAGCTGTCCGGGAGGCGGGTCTGCAGTGGGATGGCCGCCTCCACTGCgggctcgacgacgcccgcaACACAGCGCGTCTCCTTGTCGAGCTGATGCGGCGGGGAGTCCGTATCTCCATAACCGGCTCTCTGGTGCCACCGCCTCTGCCAGAGCCAGAGccagagccggagccggagccggaacTCCAACATCAG AGGCGGTGTGGTGACCACACCAGGACCAATGCACGGACGATTCTTCTTCGCTTGTGGGAACTGGACGCCGACATGTCGTTTCTTCCTCTGGGCTGCCTGATTGCCGGCCATCTGGACTCCATCGCATCATCGGCGTTAAG GGTGGACTGGTAG